The following are encoded together in the Bubalus bubalis isolate 160015118507 breed Murrah chromosome 14, NDDB_SH_1, whole genome shotgun sequence genome:
- the FBH1 gene encoding F-box DNA helicase 1 isoform X5: MRRFKRKHLTAIECQHLARSHLAASQSFQRWTSRDPNHGLYPRPRTKRGARGRGCLRYSLDFFLAGQQQCTNDMAKSNSVGQGSSEDSEDETIFAAGSPCALPPGGDGEARLHSSGSTLPARKRSRSLEDERNPAPGTSPWDGVSKKTPWHHSSPSCTRPREARPEAEVGVGQLTVQPGEPGQEAEDIGPDPVPDSHYGLLGTLPCQEPLSHICSLPSEVLRHIFAFLPVEDLYWNLSLVCRLWREVISDPLFIPWKKLYHRYLMNEEQAVSKVDGILSSCGIEKESDLCVLNLIRYTATTKCSPSVDPGQALWSLRDHLLLPEAEACVRQHLPDLCAAPAGVNVWALVAAIVLLSSSVSDIQQLLFCLRRPSSTVTVPDVTETLYCIAVLLYAMREKGISISNRIHYNIFYCLYLQENSCAQASGDKEEPSVWPGKKTTIQLTHEQQLILSHKMEPLQVVKIMAFAGTGKTSTLVKYAEKWSQSRFLYVTFNKSIAKQAERVFPSNVICKTFHSMAYGHIGRKYQLKKKLNLFKLTPFMVNSVLTEGKGGFIRAKLVCKTLENFFASADEELTIDHVPIWCKNTQGQRVMVEQSEKLNGVLEASRLWDNMRKLGECREEAYHMTHDGYLKLWQLSKPLLASFDAIFVDEAQDCTPAIMNIVLSQPCGKIFVGDPHQQIYTFRGAVNALFTVPHTHVFYLTQSFRFGVEIAYVGATILDVCKRVRRKTLVGGNHQSGIRGDSKGQVALLSRTNANVFDEAVRVTEGEVPARIHLIGGIKSFGLDRIIDIWTLLQPEEERKKRNLVIKDKFIRRWAHKEGFSGFKRYVTAAEDKELEAKIAVVEKYNIRIPELVARIERCHIEDLDFAESFSEDEWNLLYVAVTRAKKQLIMTRSLENILTLAGAELTSNVLKTGVVRCCVGQCSNAIPVDAALTMRKLPITYSNRKENKGGYLCHSCVEQRIGPLTFLTASPEQVRAMVRTVENVVLPRHEALLFLVF; encoded by the exons TGAGACGGTTTAAGCGGAAGCATCTTACAGCCATTGAGTGCCAACATCTCGCTCGGAGTCACTTGGCTGCGTCCCAGTCCTTTCAAAGATGGACAAGCAGAGACCCGAACCACGGTCTCTATCCTAGACCCAGAACCAAAAGAGGGGCCAGGG GTCGAGGATGCCTGAGATACAGCCTTGACTTCTTCCTCGCTGGCCAGCAGCAGTGCACCAATGACATGGCCAAAAGCAATTCTGTGGGCCAGGGCAGCTCTGAGGACTCAGAGGATGAAACGATCTTCGCGGCAGGGAGCCCCTGTGCCCTGCCTCCAGGGGGAGACGGAGAAGCCAGGCTGCACTCGTCAGGGTCCACTTTGCCTGCAAGGAAGCGGTCTCGGTCCTTAGAGGATGAGAGGAATCCGGCCCCAGGGACCAGTCCGTGGGATGGGGTGTCTAAGAAGACCCCATGGCATCACTCGTCCCCATCATGCACACGGCCCAGGGAAGCCAGGCCAGAAGCAGAGGTCGGGGTAGGGCAGCTCACTGTGCAGCCTGGAGAACCCGGCCAGGAGGCGGAGGACATTGGTCCAGACCCTGTGCCTGACTCTCACTATGGGCTCCTTGGGACCTTGCCCTGCCAGGAGCCCCTGAGCCACATCTGCAGCCTGCCCAGCGAGGTCCTGAGGCACATCTTTGCTTTCCTGCCCGTGGAAGACCTCTACTGGAACCTGAGCTTGGTGTGCCGCCTCTGGAGGGAGGTCATCAGTGATCCGCTG TTCATTCCTTGGAAAAAGCTGTACCACCGATACCTGATGAATGAAGAGCAAGCCGTCAGCAAGGTGGATGGCATCCTGTCGAGCTGCGGCATAGAGAAGGAGTCGGACCTGTGTGTGCTGAACCTCATTCG CTACACAGCCACCACGAAGTGCTCCCCGAGTGTGGACCCTGGACAGGCGTTGTGGAGTCTGAGGGATCACCTCCTCCTCCCCGAGGCAGAGGCCTGCGTGCGCCAACACCTCCCTGACCTCTGTGCTGCCCCTGCC GGCGTAAATGTGTGGGCCTTGGTGGCGGCCATCGTCCTCCTGTCTAGCAGCGTCAGCGACATCCAGCAGCTGCTCTTCTGCCTGCGGCGGCCCAGCTCCACTGTGACCGTGCCGGACGTCACTGAGACCCTGTACTGCATCGCCGTGTTGCTCTACGCCATGCGGGAGAAGGGGATCAGCATCAGCAACCG GATTCACTACAACATTTTCTATTGCCTGTATCTTCAGGAGAATTCCTGTGCTCAGGCCTCAGGAGACAAAGAGGAACCGTCGGTCTGGCCGGG aaagaaaacaaCCATCCAGCTGACACATGAACAACAGCTGATCCTAAGCCATAAGATGGAGCCTCTCCAGGTGGtgaaaataatggcatttgcag GCACCGGGAAGACCTCCACGCTGGTCAAGTATGCTGAGAAGTGGTCTCAGAGCAGGTTTCTATACGTGACCTTCAACAAGAGTATCGCCAAGCAGGCGGAGCGCGTCTTCCCCAGCAACGTCATCTGCAAGACCTTCCACTCCATGGCCTATGGTCACATCGGGCGCAA GTACCAGTTGAAGAAGAAGCTGAATCTCTTCAAGTTAACCCCCTTCATGGTCAACTCCGTCCTCACTGAAGGGAAGGGTGGCTTCATCAGGGCCAAGCTCGTGTGCAAGACTCTGGAAAACTTCTTCGCCTCGGCCGACGAGGAGCTGACAATCGACCATGTACCCATCTGGTGCAAAAACACCCAGGGGCAACGAGTCATGGTGGAACAGAGTGAAAAGCTG AACGGAGTCCTTGAAGCGAGCCGGCTTTGGGACAACATGCGGAAGTTGGGCGAGTGCAGGGAGGAGGCTTACCATATGACGCACGATG GCTACTTGAAACTCTGGCAGCTCAGCAAGCCCCTGCTGGCCTCTTTTGATGCCATCTTTGTGGACGAGGCCCAGGACTGCACCCCAG CCATCATGAACATCGTTCTGTCTCAGCCCTGTGGGAAGATCTTCGTGGGAGACCCCCACCAGCAGATCTACACCTTCCGCGGCGCCGTCAATGCTCTGTTCACAGTCCCTCACACACACGTCTTCTATCTCACACAG AGTTTCCGGTTCGGTGTAGAGATAGCCTACGTGGGAGCTACCATCTTGGATGTCTGCAAGCGAGTGAGAAGGAAGACATTGGTTGGAGGCAACCATCAGA GCGGCATCCGGGGTGACTCAAAGGGGCAGGTGGCTCTTCTGTCCCGCACCAACGCCAATGTGTTTGACGAGGCCGTCCGGGTCACAGAGGGAGAGGTGCCTGCCCGGATTCACCTGATTGGG GGGATTAAATCATTTGGATTGGACAGAATCATTGATATTTGGACACTTCTCCAGCCAGAGGAAGAACGGAAGAAAC GAAACCTCGTCATTAAGGACAAGTTCATCAGGAGGTGGGCACACAAAGAGGGCTTTAGCGGCTTCAAGCGGTACGTGACTGCGGCCGAGGACAAGGAGCTGGAAGCCAAGATCGCAGTCGTGGAGAAGTACAACATCCGCATTCCAGAGCTGGTGGCGAGGATAGAGCGGTGCCACATAGAGGACTTGGACTTCGCAG agtcGTTTTCTGAGGATGAGTGGAATTTACTGTATGTAGCAGTAACTCGTGCCAAAAAGCAGCTCATCATGACCAGATCTCTGGAGAACATTTTGACTTTGGCTGGG GCGGAGCTGACGAGTAACGTGCTGAAGACAGGCGTGGTGCGCTGCTGCGTGGGCCAGTGCAGCAACGCCATCCCTGTGGACGCCGCGCTCACCATGCGCAAGCTGCCCATCACCTAC AGCAACAGGAAGGAGAACAAGGGTGGGTACCTGTGCCACTCGTGTGTGGAGCAGCGCATCGGGCCGCTGACCTTCCTGACTGCCTCCCCTGAGCAGGTGCGCGCCATGGTCCGCACGGTGGAGAACGTCGTGCTGCCCCGGCACGAGGCCCTGCTCTTCCTTGTCTTCTGA
- the FBH1 gene encoding F-box DNA helicase 1 isoform X2: protein MRRFKRKHLTAIECQHLARSHLAASQSFQRWTSRDPNHGLYPRPRTKRGARGRGCLRYSLDFFLAGQQQCTNDMAKSNSVGQGSSEDSEDETIFAAGSPCALPPGGDGEARLHSSGSTLPARKRSRSLEDERNPAPGTSPWDGVSKKTPWHHSSPSCTRPREARPEAEVGVGQLTVQPGEPGQEAEDIGPDPVPDSHYGLLGTLPCQEPLSHICSLPSEVLRHIFAFLPVEDLYWNLSLVCRLWREVISDPLFIPWKKLYHRYLMNEEQAVSKVDGILSSCGIEKESDLCVLNLIRYTATTKCSPSVDPGQALWSLRDHLLLPEAEACVRQHLPDLCAAPAGVNVWALVAAIVLLSSSVSDIQQLLFCLRRPSSTVTVPDVTETLYCIAVLLYAMREKGISISNRIHYNIFYCLYLQENSCAQASGDKEEPSVWPGKKTTIQLTHEQQLILSHKMEPLQVVKIMAFAGTGKTSTLVKYAEKWSQSRFLYVTFNKSIAKQAERVFPSNVICKTFHSMAYGHIGRKYQLKKKLNLFKLTPFMVNSVLTEGKGGFIRAKLVCKTLENFFASADEELTIDHVPIWCKNTQGQRVMVEQSEKLNGVLEASRLWDNMRKLGECREEAYHMTHDGYLKLWQLSKPLLASFDAIFVDEAQDCTPAIMNIVLSQPCGKIFVGDPHQQIYTFRGAVNALFTVPHTHVFYLTQSFRFGVEIAYVGATILDVCKRVRRKTLVGGNHQSGIRGDSKGQVALLSRTNANVFDEAVRVTEGEVPARIHLIGGIKSFGLDRIIDIWTLLQPEEERKKRNLVIKDKFIRRWAHKEGFSGFKRYVTAAEDKELEAKIAVVEKYNIRIPELVARIERCHIEDLDFAELHPGEKTRAAYTFLPSAVSPCLPWLTVGCVSAAEYILGTVHKAKGLEFDTVHVLDDFVKVPCARHNLAQLPHFRVESFSEDEWNLLYVAVTRAKKQLIMTRSLENILTLAGAELTSNVLKTGVVRCCVGQCSNAIPVDAALTMRKLPITYSNRKENKGGYLCHSCVEQRIGPLTFLTASPEQVRAMVRTVENVVLPRHEALLFLVF from the exons TGAGACGGTTTAAGCGGAAGCATCTTACAGCCATTGAGTGCCAACATCTCGCTCGGAGTCACTTGGCTGCGTCCCAGTCCTTTCAAAGATGGACAAGCAGAGACCCGAACCACGGTCTCTATCCTAGACCCAGAACCAAAAGAGGGGCCAGGG GTCGAGGATGCCTGAGATACAGCCTTGACTTCTTCCTCGCTGGCCAGCAGCAGTGCACCAATGACATGGCCAAAAGCAATTCTGTGGGCCAGGGCAGCTCTGAGGACTCAGAGGATGAAACGATCTTCGCGGCAGGGAGCCCCTGTGCCCTGCCTCCAGGGGGAGACGGAGAAGCCAGGCTGCACTCGTCAGGGTCCACTTTGCCTGCAAGGAAGCGGTCTCGGTCCTTAGAGGATGAGAGGAATCCGGCCCCAGGGACCAGTCCGTGGGATGGGGTGTCTAAGAAGACCCCATGGCATCACTCGTCCCCATCATGCACACGGCCCAGGGAAGCCAGGCCAGAAGCAGAGGTCGGGGTAGGGCAGCTCACTGTGCAGCCTGGAGAACCCGGCCAGGAGGCGGAGGACATTGGTCCAGACCCTGTGCCTGACTCTCACTATGGGCTCCTTGGGACCTTGCCCTGCCAGGAGCCCCTGAGCCACATCTGCAGCCTGCCCAGCGAGGTCCTGAGGCACATCTTTGCTTTCCTGCCCGTGGAAGACCTCTACTGGAACCTGAGCTTGGTGTGCCGCCTCTGGAGGGAGGTCATCAGTGATCCGCTG TTCATTCCTTGGAAAAAGCTGTACCACCGATACCTGATGAATGAAGAGCAAGCCGTCAGCAAGGTGGATGGCATCCTGTCGAGCTGCGGCATAGAGAAGGAGTCGGACCTGTGTGTGCTGAACCTCATTCG CTACACAGCCACCACGAAGTGCTCCCCGAGTGTGGACCCTGGACAGGCGTTGTGGAGTCTGAGGGATCACCTCCTCCTCCCCGAGGCAGAGGCCTGCGTGCGCCAACACCTCCCTGACCTCTGTGCTGCCCCTGCC GGCGTAAATGTGTGGGCCTTGGTGGCGGCCATCGTCCTCCTGTCTAGCAGCGTCAGCGACATCCAGCAGCTGCTCTTCTGCCTGCGGCGGCCCAGCTCCACTGTGACCGTGCCGGACGTCACTGAGACCCTGTACTGCATCGCCGTGTTGCTCTACGCCATGCGGGAGAAGGGGATCAGCATCAGCAACCG GATTCACTACAACATTTTCTATTGCCTGTATCTTCAGGAGAATTCCTGTGCTCAGGCCTCAGGAGACAAAGAGGAACCGTCGGTCTGGCCGGG aaagaaaacaaCCATCCAGCTGACACATGAACAACAGCTGATCCTAAGCCATAAGATGGAGCCTCTCCAGGTGGtgaaaataatggcatttgcag GCACCGGGAAGACCTCCACGCTGGTCAAGTATGCTGAGAAGTGGTCTCAGAGCAGGTTTCTATACGTGACCTTCAACAAGAGTATCGCCAAGCAGGCGGAGCGCGTCTTCCCCAGCAACGTCATCTGCAAGACCTTCCACTCCATGGCCTATGGTCACATCGGGCGCAA GTACCAGTTGAAGAAGAAGCTGAATCTCTTCAAGTTAACCCCCTTCATGGTCAACTCCGTCCTCACTGAAGGGAAGGGTGGCTTCATCAGGGCCAAGCTCGTGTGCAAGACTCTGGAAAACTTCTTCGCCTCGGCCGACGAGGAGCTGACAATCGACCATGTACCCATCTGGTGCAAAAACACCCAGGGGCAACGAGTCATGGTGGAACAGAGTGAAAAGCTG AACGGAGTCCTTGAAGCGAGCCGGCTTTGGGACAACATGCGGAAGTTGGGCGAGTGCAGGGAGGAGGCTTACCATATGACGCACGATG GCTACTTGAAACTCTGGCAGCTCAGCAAGCCCCTGCTGGCCTCTTTTGATGCCATCTTTGTGGACGAGGCCCAGGACTGCACCCCAG CCATCATGAACATCGTTCTGTCTCAGCCCTGTGGGAAGATCTTCGTGGGAGACCCCCACCAGCAGATCTACACCTTCCGCGGCGCCGTCAATGCTCTGTTCACAGTCCCTCACACACACGTCTTCTATCTCACACAG AGTTTCCGGTTCGGTGTAGAGATAGCCTACGTGGGAGCTACCATCTTGGATGTCTGCAAGCGAGTGAGAAGGAAGACATTGGTTGGAGGCAACCATCAGA GCGGCATCCGGGGTGACTCAAAGGGGCAGGTGGCTCTTCTGTCCCGCACCAACGCCAATGTGTTTGACGAGGCCGTCCGGGTCACAGAGGGAGAGGTGCCTGCCCGGATTCACCTGATTGGG GGGATTAAATCATTTGGATTGGACAGAATCATTGATATTTGGACACTTCTCCAGCCAGAGGAAGAACGGAAGAAAC GAAACCTCGTCATTAAGGACAAGTTCATCAGGAGGTGGGCACACAAAGAGGGCTTTAGCGGCTTCAAGCGGTACGTGACTGCGGCCGAGGACAAGGAGCTGGAAGCCAAGATCGCAGTCGTGGAGAAGTACAACATCCGCATTCCAGAGCTGGTGGCGAGGATAGAGCGGTGCCACATAGAGGACTTGGACTTCGCAG aGCTGCACCCAGGCGAGAAAACCAGGGCAGCATACACTTTTCTCCCCTCTGCTGTCTCCCCCTGCCTGCCCTGGCTGACGGTCGGCTGTGTTTCTGCTGCAGAGTACATCTTGGGCACCGTGCACAAGGCCAAGGGCCTGGAGTTTGACACCGTGCATGTCCTGGATGATTTTGTGAAAgtgccctgtgccaggcacaaCCTTGCGCAGCTGCCCCACTTCAGAGTCG agtcGTTTTCTGAGGATGAGTGGAATTTACTGTATGTAGCAGTAACTCGTGCCAAAAAGCAGCTCATCATGACCAGATCTCTGGAGAACATTTTGACTTTGGCTGGG GCGGAGCTGACGAGTAACGTGCTGAAGACAGGCGTGGTGCGCTGCTGCGTGGGCCAGTGCAGCAACGCCATCCCTGTGGACGCCGCGCTCACCATGCGCAAGCTGCCCATCACCTAC AGCAACAGGAAGGAGAACAAGGGTGGGTACCTGTGCCACTCGTGTGTGGAGCAGCGCATCGGGCCGCTGACCTTCCTGACTGCCTCCCCTGAGCAGGTGCGCGCCATGGTCCGCACGGTGGAGAACGTCGTGCTGCCCCGGCACGAGGCCCTGCTCTTCCTTGTCTTCTGA